Within Flavobacteriales bacterium, the genomic segment GGTGATGGAGTGAATGATTACTTCGATATGATTAAGCACTGTAACCTAGAAACGTTTGTTGGCGATATCTACAACAGATGGGGTGAGAAGTTATATCACTGGGAGAATGCCGAAGCATCTTGGGATGGAAGAACAATGTCTGGTGAGGAAGTACCAGATGGCGTTTACTTCTATGTGATCTCCGCCAGAGGCTTCGATGGAGTTAATCGTGCCGACATGGACGATGAAAGTGTAGAGACAGTAGCTGGTAGTGTAACTCTTATTAGGTAGCTACTATACTCAGTATAAGTTTAATAAAAGGGGTTGTGTTATTCACAATCCCTTTTTTATTGCTAAGTTGGTATTCCTTAAATAACAATTAGAACTATGAAAGAAGAAAACAAAGACGATGCATCCTGTGAGATTGTCCCGGATGCAGTGGAAGTCTTTCAATCTGCTCAGAAGGATGAAGAAGTAGGACATTGTATTGTCACAATCTTATGTACTCTGAAATCCGAAGAAGCAAGAGAAAAATACTTGGCTTTAACACGAAGTATCGCGATACCTAAAAAAGCTAGTCATCCATCTTGCATAAGAGTCACTCAAACTATCCCTCAGAATACGGATAAAATCCAAGTATTATGGATTCAGGAATGGATGAAGCTAGCTGATTTTAAGGATGTGATGAAGGATCTGTTTAAAGAAGGTTCTCCAATAAACCAAGTAAATGAATTACTTGAATGCAATCCAGTACCAACTTTTAGC encodes:
- a CDS encoding gliding motility-associated C-terminal domain-containing protein, which encodes YWSAVEDVDSDDMIRTEVGEAEGDSMPYFTFENLMPITFYAKLTVTRDGYCPISDSVSFNVRTVSCLYIPDVFTPNGDGVNDYFDMIKHCNLETFVGDIYNRWGEKLYHWENAEASWDGRTMSGEEVPDGVYFYVISARGFDGVNRADMDDESVETVAGSVTLIR